The Leptospira sp. WS39.C2 genome contains a region encoding:
- a CDS encoding ATP-dependent Clp protease adaptor ClpS — MSGSGASEPSILEEIAIKPHKNDGPWKVVLWDDDHHTYEYVIEMLMDVCQMTWEKAFQHAVEVDTRKKTIVFSGELEHAEFVHERILGYGPDPRMSSSKGSMTATLEQ, encoded by the coding sequence ATGTCCGGTTCCGGAGCTTCAGAGCCTTCTATCTTAGAAGAAATTGCAATCAAACCCCATAAAAATGACGGACCTTGGAAAGTGGTTTTGTGGGATGATGACCACCACACTTATGAATATGTCATCGAAATGCTCATGGATGTTTGCCAAATGACATGGGAAAAAGCCTTCCAACATGCTGTTGAAGTAGACACTCGCAAAAAAACCATCGTTTTTTCTGGGGAATTAGAACATGCAGAGTTCGTCCACGAACGTATCTTAGGTTATGGACCCGATCCACGGATGAGTTCTTCCAAAGGATCGATGACGGCTACTTTAGAGCAGTAA